Proteins from a single region of Streptomyces sp. HUAS 15-9:
- a CDS encoding sensor histidine kinase, giving the protein MTRRLLLSYLSLAGLVLLCLEVPLGFVYSRAEKDRVVNSAHDEAASVAAYAELSLAARRREELVERAEHCAERIGGEVVVLDADGDLLAASRRLSDLEERSLPTRPEVVAALSGRAGTDVRASTIGGVRHLSVAAPVGHRTREADRAQGAVQITLPTALVHDRVHRAWLALALAGLAVLTAVAAVAFAFARWAGRPIRRLEEATHRLADGARPTCVRVTSGPPEVRSLAAAFNSTAARLEHLLASQRAFAGEASHQLKTPLAALRLRLESLEPDITRRARPSLAAAVTETDRMARLVEGLLAMARLEEDSAVAGPVDVGAVCAERHRTWAPLFEREDVSLVLFAGSVGPVLAVPGAVEQILDNLLSNALRASPAGSTVTMELRLRTPAHRPFRDSRPCWVDLHVTDEGPGMTAEQRARAFDRFWRAPGAPKGGTGLGLSLVQRLAHAGGGEVSLRPAATGGLDAVVRMPSAEQPPEGDPAADPDPVPSDRALQLFPSKVHPT; this is encoded by the coding sequence ATGACCCGCCGTCTGCTGCTGAGTTATCTGAGCCTCGCGGGCCTGGTCCTGCTGTGTCTGGAGGTCCCCCTGGGCTTCGTGTACTCGCGGGCCGAGAAGGACCGGGTCGTCAACTCGGCCCATGACGAGGCGGCGTCGGTGGCCGCGTATGCCGAACTGTCCCTCGCCGCCCGGCGCCGGGAGGAACTGGTCGAGCGGGCCGAGCACTGCGCCGAGCGCATCGGCGGAGAGGTGGTCGTCCTGGACGCGGACGGTGATCTGCTGGCCGCCTCGCGCCGTCTGTCGGACCTGGAGGAACGCTCCCTGCCGACCCGTCCCGAGGTCGTCGCGGCGCTGAGCGGCCGGGCCGGCACCGATGTCCGCGCGTCCACGATCGGCGGTGTCCGCCATCTGTCCGTGGCGGCTCCGGTCGGGCACCGTACGCGGGAGGCGGACCGGGCTCAGGGCGCCGTGCAGATCACCCTTCCGACGGCGTTGGTGCACGACCGCGTCCACCGGGCCTGGCTGGCGCTGGCCCTCGCGGGCCTCGCGGTCCTGACCGCGGTCGCGGCCGTGGCGTTCGCGTTCGCGCGCTGGGCGGGCCGTCCCATCCGCAGGCTGGAGGAGGCGACGCACCGGCTGGCCGACGGCGCGCGGCCCACCTGCGTACGGGTCACCTCGGGCCCGCCGGAGGTCCGCAGTCTTGCCGCGGCCTTCAACAGCACGGCCGCCCGCCTCGAACATCTGCTGGCGTCGCAGCGCGCCTTCGCCGGCGAGGCCTCGCACCAGCTGAAGACACCGCTCGCGGCCCTGCGCCTCAGGCTGGAGAGCCTGGAGCCCGACATCACCCGGCGTGCCCGGCCCAGCCTCGCCGCCGCCGTCACGGAGACCGACCGGATGGCGAGGCTGGTCGAGGGCCTGCTGGCCATGGCCCGCCTGGAGGAGGACTCGGCCGTCGCGGGCCCGGTCGACGTGGGCGCGGTCTGCGCGGAGCGGCACCGGACCTGGGCGCCGCTGTTCGAGCGTGAGGACGTCTCGCTCGTCCTGTTCGCCGGCAGCGTGGGTCCGGTACTCGCCGTGCCCGGGGCCGTCGAACAGATCCTGGACAACCTTCTGTCCAACGCCTTACGAGCCTCTCCCGCCGGCAGCACGGTCACCATGGAGCTACGGCTCCGCACCCCCGCGCACCGTCCCTTCCGCGACAGCCGCCCGTGCTGGGTCGACCTGCACGTCACGGACGAGGGTCCGGGCATGACGGCGGAACAGCGCGCCCGCGCCTTCGACCGGTTCTGGCGTGCCCCGGGCGCACCCAAGGGCGGTACGGGCCTGGGGCTCTCGCTGGTCCAGCGGCTGGCCCACGCCGGCGGCGGAGAGGTGAGTCTGCGTCCGGCAGCCACGGGCGGCCTCGACGCCGTGGTCCGCATGCCCTCGGCGGAGCAGCCGCCCGAGGGAGACCCCGCAGCTGACCCGGACCCCGTGCCGTCCGACCGCGCGCTACAACTTTTCCCCTCGAAGGTGCATCCAACATAG
- a CDS encoding DUF4232 domain-containing protein: MFLHTRLFSRRGLTAALTAAAAALATAGVAESATATTTTTAQTSAGTRICAVKDLYLSMGRGEGAAGSLYQPIRFTNTSTSKCALRGYPGVSVLDTAHKQIGPAATRSGSPYGTVTLAPGHSASAIIRTTNGPVGGPCLRTGTYLRIYPPGSYTSTLVPTHWTTCSHLFQVGPINTEGTI, from the coding sequence ATGTTTCTGCATACCCGACTCTTCTCCCGGCGCGGCCTGACGGCCGCCCTGACCGCCGCCGCGGCGGCCCTCGCGACCGCGGGCGTCGCGGAGAGCGCGACGGCAACGACAACAACTACGGCTCAGACGTCGGCCGGAACCCGTATCTGTGCCGTGAAGGACCTGTACCTGTCCATGGGCCGCGGGGAAGGCGCGGCCGGCTCGCTCTACCAGCCCATCCGGTTCACCAACACCAGTACGAGCAAGTGCGCCCTGCGCGGCTACCCGGGCGTCAGCGTCCTCGACACCGCACACAAGCAGATCGGCCCGGCCGCCACCCGCTCCGGCTCGCCCTACGGCACGGTCACGCTGGCCCCGGGCCACTCCGCATCGGCGATCATCCGCACCACCAACGGTCCCGTCGGCGGCCCCTGCCTGCGCACCGGCACCTATCTGCGGATCTACCCACCGGGCTCGTACACCTCCACCCTCGTCCCCACACACTGGACGACGTGCTCCCACCTCTTCCAGGTCGGCCCGATCAACACGGAGGGCACCATCTGA